Genomic segment of Nitrospirota bacterium:
CCGGCGAGACGCTCAATTCCGTCGCTCGCGCCTGCCTGGTGCAGTTCGAAGGGGTGGAGCCGCGCGAGCACGTCTGGAGCCTGGTGCGCACGCCCAGCCAGATGGAGCGCGTGGTCGAAGGCATTCGCCAGCACCCGGGCCCGGTGATCATGACCATCATCAACGATTCCCTGCGCGCCCGGCTGGTCGAGGGCTGCCGCGAGCTGGGCGTGCCCTGCATCCCTGTCCTGGACCCGGTGATCCACACACTGGCCGCCTACTTCGGCGTCACGATCCGGGGCCGGCCCGGCCTGCAACACGCCCTGGACGCCGAGTATTTCGAGCGGATCGAGGCAGTGAACTTCGCGCTATCCAACGACGACGGTCAGCAGACCGAACGCCTGCGCGACGCCGACCTGATCGTCCTGGGCGTCTCGCGCACCTCCAAGACGCCGACCTGCATCTATCTCGCCAACCGCGGGATCCGGGCGGCCAACGTCCCGGTCGTCCCCGGCATTCCGCTGCCCGATGCGCTCTTTCAGTTGAAGGACACGCTGATCGTCGGCCTGACCAAGGACCCGCAGCAGCTTGTCCAGGTACGC
This window contains:
- a CDS encoding kinase/pyrophosphorylase produces the protein MEGEKTQTTAPHLHLVSDATGETLNSVARACLVQFEGVEPREHVWSLVRTPSQMERVVEGIRQHPGPVIMTIINDSLRARLVEGCRELGVPCIPVLDPVIHTLAAYFGVTIRGRPGLQHALDAEYFERIEAVNFALSNDDGQQTERLRDADLIVLGVSRTSKTPTCIYLANRGIRAANVPVVPGIPLPDALFQLKDTLIVGLTKDPQQLVQVR